Part of the Tepiditoga spiralis genome, AATAACAACAAATTTGAGTCTTTTAAATAATGATTACATTAATTTTTTAGAAAATTATAACTTTAATTTACTTTTGAGTATAGATGGGAATAAACAATCACATAATATGGGTAGAAAAACTTTAACCAATAAAGATACATTTGATAACGTTTTTAAAAATTTGAAAATTCTTTCTAAATCTAATATTTCTAAAAATATTTCTATAGCAAAAACTTTAACTATTAAAAATTATAAAAATCTATACGATGATTTTTTATTTTTTAATAATTTAGGCTTCAATACTAATGTAAATGTAGATATGAATTTAAAAGAATCAAAAGAATCATTTGATATTGAAATATTAAAAGAAAACATAAAAAAAATAATTTCTTTTGTTATGAATAACGATTGTATTGATTTTTGGAATATAAAAGAATATATAAATGTTTATAATAACTTTAAACTAGGAAAAAAATATAAAAATACTTTGAGCAGTTGTACAAATAAGGAAAACTCAATAATTTCAATATCCGAAAATGGAAATTTGTATCCTTGTCATTTTCTATACGAGTATGATAATCAAGGATACTTTCCTCAAAATATTTTTTCTTTTAATAATATTAAAGATATCGAAAGCACTTTTAAAGAATCCTTTATAAAAAATTATTACTTCAAAAATCTTTCTGAGTATGAAATTTTAAAAATTGTTGAATCTGAAATAAATTCAAAAAATTGTAATTATTGTAAGTATATAGATTTTTGTTCTGATAAAATAGTTGATTCAGCTAAAGAAAGTTGTTTTTATAAAAGATATAATTTGAGAAATAATTATAATTCAATTGAAAAAAACACATTATGTTTTCAAAAATTATTTTTTGATTCAATTTCCGAATTATTAAAAGAAGGTGAAAAAAATTTATACAACTGTTTATAGTGATAATATAAGTCTTGATATTTCAATCATTAATTATTTTAAAGCCAATGATATTCAATTTATTTATAGAAATAATTGTTTTTTTTTAAGAGAAAATGATTTTAAAAAGTACTCTAAAATAAATTATGAATTTGATTTACCAGATAATTTAAAATTTATTAAAGATAAGTTAGATGATTGTACCTTAAAAAATTTTAAAAAGAAATCTGATTTTTATATACACAATTATACAAATTTTGATTCCGAATCTATTTTTTATTCACTTACAAACAATTATAAAAGAATTTATTTTAAAAAAAATCCTTTATTGTCTGATTATAAAAAAATAGATGAGTTAAAGATCAAATCTAAATTTGAATTTCCTAAATCAAAATTTTTTTCTGATGGAATATATAAAATAGTTTATTTTAAAGGAAATTTAGTTAGTAATCCAAATTCTATACTAACTAATATTTTTTCTTTTTATGAAGATAAAGATTATGAAAAATATTTTTCTATTATGATGAATTATGAAATTTATTCTAATTATATAATTTATTATTTTATATTTCACTATGGTTATGATGAACTCAACACAAAGAATATAGAAATATATTTAAAAAATTTTTCTGAATTTGTCAATTATAATAAAAAAAATCCTTTAAAAAACTTTAAACACAATGATATGAATAATGCGTTTGAAAAAAAATATTTATCTGAGTATACTAACTCAAAAAATTTAAATAATATAGAATATCTAAAAACTATAACTTTTTGTTCAGGTGATATAAATGAATAAATCAATTAAAATTTTTTTTCATAAGAATAAAAAAA contains:
- a CDS encoding radical SAM protein, encoding MSKYYWISLTNDCNFSCEYCYQKKKAKTIMNEYTAERIIDLLNLNDSIELIHFFGGEPFMNFPIMNKIVSNLNVNVEKFSITTNLSLLNNDYINFLENYNFNLLLSIDGNKQSHNMGRKTLTNKDTFDNVFKNLKILSKSNISKNISIAKTLTIKNYKNLYDDFLFFNNLGFNTNVNVDMNLKESKESFDIEILKENIKKIISFVMNNDCIDFWNIKEYINVYNNFKLGKKYKNTLSSCTNKENSIISISENGNLYPCHFLYEYDNQGYFPQNIFSFNNIKDIESTFKESFIKNYYFKNLSEYEILKIVESEINSKNCNYCKYIDFCSDKIVDSAKESCFYKRYNLRNNYNSIEKNTLCFQKLFFDSISELLKEGEKNLYNCL